A region from the Leguminivora glycinivorella isolate SPB_JAAS2020 chromosome 3, LegGlyc_1.1, whole genome shotgun sequence genome encodes:
- the LOC125224810 gene encoding acidic leucine-rich nuclear phosphoprotein 32 family member A isoform X1, with amino-acid sequence MEKRVALELRGRNPSQVKELNLDNCRSTNVVGLTDEYTNLEILSLNNVGLTSLKGFPTLPKLRKLELSDNRISNGLNFLNGCKKLTHLNFSGNKIKDLETLKPLEEFKNLKNLDLFNNDVTMIEDYRNKVFALHPALKYLDGLDKEDREAEDSDAEEEDEMNGNNESEEDDVDIDLGPLVIDDEPSDRPPESRSSLPVVLYTIYGLLFHMGFLTRRSEVEEEEDDDEDDGEVSLSAVYNENLEEESSEGSLYSGSEEEEDDDDEEIDAEHKSKLDEEDADGEPEESTRGKKRKHDDDEEN; translated from the exons ATGGAAAAGAGAGTCGCCTTGGAATTACGAGGCAGAAACCCTTCACAG GTCAAGGAATTGAACCTCGATAACTGCCGGAGCACCAATGTTGTTGGTCTCACAGATGAATACACAAACCTCGAAATACTAAGCCTTAACAATGTTGGGCTTACAAGTCTCAAAGGGTTCCCCACACTTCCCAAACTGAGGAAATTAGAACTTTCAGATAACAGAATATCAAATGGACTAAATTTCCTCAATGGCTGCAAAAAACTCACACATCTGAACTTCTCGGGTAACAAAATCAAAGATTTGGAGACACTGAAACCCTTGGAGGAATTTAAAAATCTAAAGAACCTAGACCTCTTCAACAATGATGTTACTATGATTGAAGACTACAGGAACAAGGTGTTTGCCTTACACCCAGCTCTAAAATATTTAGATGG tcTGGACAAGGAAGATCGGGAGGCTGAGGACAGTGATGCCGAGGAAGAGGATGAAATGAATGGAAACAATGAAAGTGAGGAGGATG ATGTGGACATAGATTTGGGTCCGCTGGTGATTGACGATGAGCCCTCAGATAGGCCGCCTGAGAGCAGATCCTCTCTTCCTGTTGTATTGTACACAATATACGGCCTACTATTTCACATGGGGTTTCTTACCAGAA GATCTGAAGTGGAGGAAGAAGAGGACGATGACGAAGATGACGGTGAGGTCTCGCTGAGTGCAGTCTACAATGAGAACCTTG AGGAGGAGAGCTCAGAAGGCTCCCTGTACTCGGGCtcggaggaagaagaagacgaTGACGACGAGGAGATTGACGCGGAGCACAAGTCAAAGCTAG ACGAGGAGGACGCCGACGGCGAGCCGGAGGAGAGCACTCGGGGTAAAAAGCGGAAACACGACGACGACGAGGAGAACTGA
- the LOC125224810 gene encoding acidic leucine-rich nuclear phosphoprotein 32 family member A isoform X2, whose translation MEKRVALELRGRNPSQVKELNLDNCRSTNVVGLTDEYTNLEILSLNNVGLTSLKGFPTLPKLRKLELSDNRISNGLNFLNGCKKLTHLNFSGNKIKDLETLKPLEEFKNLKNLDLFNNDVTMIEDYRNKVFALHPALKYLDGLDKEDREAEDSDAEEEDEMNGNNESEEDGSEVEEEEDDDEDDGEVSLSAVYNENLEEESSEGSLYSGSEEEEDDDDEEIDAEHKSKLDEEDADGEPEESTRGKKRKHDDDEEN comes from the exons ATGGAAAAGAGAGTCGCCTTGGAATTACGAGGCAGAAACCCTTCACAG GTCAAGGAATTGAACCTCGATAACTGCCGGAGCACCAATGTTGTTGGTCTCACAGATGAATACACAAACCTCGAAATACTAAGCCTTAACAATGTTGGGCTTACAAGTCTCAAAGGGTTCCCCACACTTCCCAAACTGAGGAAATTAGAACTTTCAGATAACAGAATATCAAATGGACTAAATTTCCTCAATGGCTGCAAAAAACTCACACATCTGAACTTCTCGGGTAACAAAATCAAAGATTTGGAGACACTGAAACCCTTGGAGGAATTTAAAAATCTAAAGAACCTAGACCTCTTCAACAATGATGTTACTATGATTGAAGACTACAGGAACAAGGTGTTTGCCTTACACCCAGCTCTAAAATATTTAGATGG tcTGGACAAGGAAGATCGGGAGGCTGAGGACAGTGATGCCGAGGAAGAGGATGAAATGAATGGAAACAATGAAAGTGAGGAGGATG GATCTGAAGTGGAGGAAGAAGAGGACGATGACGAAGATGACGGTGAGGTCTCGCTGAGTGCAGTCTACAATGAGAACCTTG AGGAGGAGAGCTCAGAAGGCTCCCTGTACTCGGGCtcggaggaagaagaagacgaTGACGACGAGGAGATTGACGCGGAGCACAAGTCAAAGCTAG ACGAGGAGGACGCCGACGGCGAGCCGGAGGAGAGCACTCGGGGTAAAAAGCGGAAACACGACGACGACGAGGAGAACTGA
- the LOC125224639 gene encoding alpha-1,6-mannosyl-glycoprotein 2-beta-N-acetylglucosaminyltransferase-like, whose product MEHLFIPDKEPARILNTSEIKEIVLDRNKKQTIYNQDMFGPIKEDTVILVIFVQKSTINLKFMIMSLSQVTGIQETLIVFSHSRYDEHFDNLIKAIDFCRVMQIYFPYSLQLYPSEFPGFTPGDCVPDQSLSVAEYLHCNGASNPDMHGRFRNPQDAEKKHYWWWTANHVFENLKIIDNHNGVVIFIEHDYIFIDDFLYMTLLMKKISSTIPGCELLALAATEPSDDHATVDVMSWDPALHSGVLAFDLSTWNSIVSHYDLFCDIDDYSWAESLSYLSLNRIDGDKYRVMSSKFPRAYKTDKCIVFGSFAECDVQAGVHQIYNLRDQVSSHLFPTYIEVFVDIEFEDQYTSFDYVDVNGGWNDPRDKALCRNLTVFKIKKEILQMHHQFDGILE is encoded by the coding sequence ATGGAACATTTATTTATTCCCGACAAGGAACCGGCTAGAATTTTGAATACATCTGAAATTAAAGAAATAGTTCTGGACCGCAACAAAAAGCAAACTATTTACAATCAAGATATGTTCGGACCGATTAAAGAAGACACCGTCATTTTAGTGATTTTTGTGCAGAAATCTACGATAAATTTGAAGTTTATGATCATGTCGCTATCACAGGTAACTGGAATACAAGAGACACTTATAGTATTCTCTCATTCACGATACGATGAACATTTTGACAATTTAATCAAGGCTATCGATTTTTGCCGTGTCATGCAAATATATTTTCCATATTCGTTGCAACTGTATCCTAGCGAATTCCCAGGTTTTACGCCAGGTGACTGCGTCCCTGACCAGAGCCTGAGCGTAGCAGAATATTTACACTGCAATGGCGCTTCGAACCCGGACATGCACGGTCGGTTCCGGAACCCACAAGACGCTGAGAAAAAACACTACTGGTGGTGGACTGCTAATCACGTGTTCGAGAATTTAAAGATTATTGATAACCATAACGGAGTAGTCATATTTATAGAACATGATTACATTTTTATTGATGATTTTCTCTACATGACACTCCTTATGAAAAAGATATCAAGCACAATACCTGGATGTGAGTTATTGGCACTAGCGGCTACAGAGCCTTCAGATGATCATGCCACGGTCGACGTGATGTCTTGGGATCCTGCACTTCATTCGGGTGTCTTAGCGTTCGATCTGTCCACGTGGAATAGCATTGTGTCTCATTACGACTTATTTTGTGACATCGATGATTATTCGTGGGCCGAATCTCTGTCCTATTTGTCTTTGAATCGCATAGACGGCGACAAGTATAGAGTGATGTCCAGTAAGTTTCCCCGAGCATACAAAACCGACAAGTGCATAGTCTTCGGATCATTCGCAGAGTGTGACGTCCAGGCGGGCGTTCATCAGATTTATAATTTGCGAGACCAGGTCAGCAGTCACTTGTTCCCGACGTATATCGAGGTGTTCGTGGATATTGAATTTGAGGACCAGTACACGAGCTTCGATTACGTGGACGTGAACGGTGGTTGGAACGATCCAAGAGACAAAGCTTTATGCAGAAATCTGACCGTGTTTAAGATCAAGAAGGAGATATTGCAAATGCATCACCAGTTTGACGGTATTCTGGAATAA
- the LOC125224851 gene encoding LOW QUALITY PROTEIN: origin recognition complex subunit 2 (The sequence of the model RefSeq protein was modified relative to this genomic sequence to represent the inferred CDS: inserted 1 base in 1 codon), with protein sequence MSDTPETPRRTVRRRNRPQKYGDFLELSPVKRQVHDSSSEDDKDFDMPSQKPTALFSNDDVEGQDMFKXKSRHTKHDLQNKVRDLQSNSPRTESPLKTPRKNMHLDSVKKVTEATPKVVKDIIKKRIVKEVDTDSGSDDDDFSGSSSDFVPDESDNEASSASSSSASEEEEEEEKDAPVETKPAGKVGRGRGRARPKDSEYIVTPDNYFMMNSSKKIATSDHTLARLKNLNLDDNKDDNDHISEEHKSKITELNQSYEQLFDKWLYILSEDFNIVLYGIGSKRSVLHQFQKEKLSDYPCIVVNGFFPSLTIKSILETIVMDLLKCNHVPSNIGDVVKLIETRLLDEDMELFLIIHNIDGTMLRNAKAQTTLASLCQIKNVHTIATIDHINAPLLWDHNKLSKFRFTWWDVTTFLPYSEETSYENSLMTHRSGALQLSSLKSVHQSLTTNAKGIFTIVIQHQLENHKQAHYQGLPFKDLYSKAREQFLVSSDIALRAQLTEFLDHKLVKMKRTYDGSENLVIPIDNTLLQQFLEHNS encoded by the exons ATGAGTGATACCCCGGAGACACCTCGGAGGACTGTGAGAAGAAGGAATAGACCCCAAAAATATGGGGATTTCTTGGAGTTGTCTCCAGTGAAACGCCAAGTACACGACTCTAGTTCGGAAGATGACAAAGATTTTGATATGCCTTCGCAAAAACCTACAG CTTTATTCAGCAATGATGATGTGGAAGGCCAAGACATGTTCA TTAAGTCCCGGCACACGAAACATGACCTACAAAATAAAGTAAGAGATCTCCAGAGTAATTCTCCAAGGACGGAGTCCCCCTTGAAGACTCCTCGAAAAAATATGCACTTGGACTCTGTTAAGAAAGTTACTGAGGCCACACCGAAAGTTGTTAAGGATATTATAAAGAAGA GAATAGTAAAAGAAGTAGACACAGACAGCGgaagtgatgatgatgatttctcAGGCAGCAGTAGTGATTTTGTACCTGACGAGAGTGACAATGAG GCTTCATCTGCATCATCATCAAGTGCttctgaagaagaagaagaagaagaaaaagatGCCCCGGTGGAAACCAAACCAGCTGGCAAAGTTGGACGAGGCAGGGGCAGGGCGCGGCCTAAAGATTCGGAGTACATTGTCACTCCAGACAATTACTTTATGATGAATTCAAGCAAAAAG ATAGCAACATCAGACCACACACTGGCCAGATTAAAGAATTTAAATCTAGATGATAACAAGGATGACAATGACCACATCTCTGAGGAACACAAATCCAAAATAACTGAACTCAATCAATCATACGAACAACTCTTTGATAAATGGCTGTACATTTTAAGCGAAGACTTCAACATCGTCCTATACGGAATTGGGTCAAAGAGATCGGTACTCCATCAATTTCAAAAAGAAAAGCTGTCAGACTATCCATGTATAGTTGTCAACGGTTTCTTTCCGAGTCTTACCATCAAAAGCATTCTTGAAACAATTGTGATGGACCTTCTAAAATGTAACCACGTACCCTCAAACATAGGTGATGTGGTCAAGTTGATAGAGACACGGCTATTAGATGAAGATATGGAGTTGTTCCTTATAATACATAACATAGATGGGACTATGTTGAGGAACGCTAAGGCCCAGACTACACTGGCCAGTTTGTGTCAGATCAAAAATGTTCACACTATAGCAACTATTGATCATATCAATGCACCATTAT tatggGACCACAACAAGCTAAGCAAGTTCCGTTTCACATGGTGGGACGTGACTACCTTCCTGCCATACTCCGAAGAGACGTCCTACGAGAACTCTCTGATGACTCATCGCAGTGGTGCTTTGCAGCTATCTTCATTGAAGAGTGTGCACCAGTCGCTCACTACCAATGCTAAGGGCATCTTCACGATTGTTATACAGCATCAGTTAGAAAACCATAAGCAGGCACATTATCAAG GTTTGCCTTTCAAGGATCTCTACTCTAAAGCGCGCGAGCAATTCCTAGTGAGCTCTGACATCGCCCTCCGAGCCCAACTGACAGAGTTCCTGGACCACAAACTCGTGAAGATGAAACGCACGTACGACGGCAGCGAGAATTTGGTTATACCTATCGATAATACTCTGTTGCAACAGTTTTTGGAACATAATAGCTGA